In one Fluviispira vulneris genomic region, the following are encoded:
- a CDS encoding ABC transporter substrate-binding protein, with the protein MRKYLKSEFRSVPYFILLLIIAGIVIYVLGAKKEKKIQENDENDLFSLTLGTDWFAQAEHGGFYQAVAAGIYKKYGLNVKIKMGGPQVNGLQLLLADEVQFYMPNSYMMISAAKQKLPLISVAAIFQKDIQVLLAHPHVGNDTMESLKNKPIFISAPTTASIWGFLVGRFGYSDSQKRSYSHSLTPFLQDKNSVQEGLLTSEPYLIEKKYGFKPVTLLLSDYGFSGYGELMTTTLKFEREHPEEVGKFIQASIEGWRNYLENPVLGNDLIKKANPNMTDDLLKFAHNKLISEKILTGEDTNQFGIGAMTDKRWSEFMNMLIKYQVFDENVDYKSIYTLKYLNK; encoded by the coding sequence ATGAGAAAATATCTTAAATCAGAATTTAGAAGTGTACCATATTTTATTTTGCTACTAATAATAGCAGGGATTGTTATTTATGTCCTAGGAGCAAAAAAAGAGAAAAAAATTCAAGAAAATGATGAAAACGATTTATTTTCTTTAACACTTGGAACCGATTGGTTTGCCCAAGCGGAGCATGGAGGATTTTATCAAGCAGTTGCAGCAGGTATTTATAAAAAATATGGACTCAACGTAAAAATAAAAATGGGTGGTCCGCAAGTCAATGGATTACAGCTCCTCTTAGCTGATGAAGTACAATTTTATATGCCCAATTCTTATATGATGATAAGCGCAGCAAAACAAAAATTACCTCTAATCAGTGTCGCTGCTATCTTTCAAAAAGATATTCAAGTTTTATTAGCACATCCTCATGTTGGAAATGATACAATGGAGAGTTTAAAAAACAAACCTATCTTTATTTCTGCGCCCACAACGGCTTCAATCTGGGGATTTTTAGTTGGGCGCTTTGGCTATTCTGACAGCCAGAAAAGATCTTATTCCCATTCTTTAACCCCATTTTTACAAGATAAAAATTCTGTCCAAGAAGGTCTTTTAACATCAGAGCCTTACTTAATCGAAAAAAAATATGGTTTTAAACCTGTTACCTTGCTTTTGTCAGATTATGGCTTTTCTGGATATGGAGAGTTGATGACCACAACTCTAAAATTTGAAAGAGAGCATCCCGAAGAGGTTGGAAAATTTATCCAAGCATCAATTGAAGGATGGAGAAATTATCTAGAAAATCCCGTTTTAGGAAATGATCTTATCAAAAAAGCTAATCCAAATATGACAGATGATTTGCTAAAATTTGCTCATAATAAGCTCATAAGTGAAAAAATTTTAACAGGAGAGGATACAAATCAATTTGGAATTGGCGCGATGACAGATAAACGTTGGTCTGAATTTATGAATATGCTTATCAAATATCAAGTTTTTGATGAAAATGTAGATTATAAATCCATTTATACGTTGAAATATTTAAACAAATAA
- a CDS encoding ABC transporter permease, with product MSKIKSKISSIIYPFIFLIVIFICWQSIIIIFHIPKYFLPAPLDVFIALIIYLKTFVYATLITLSVTFLAIFLSILSGVFIAISVFQFKSLDKAISPFIVILQTTPIVSIIPLLIIWFKSNTFLTLVICAWIACIFPIISSTLSGLKSTDNSLIKIFKIYGASNTFILKKLFIPSALPSFLNGLKISGALALIGGISAEFIAGTGGKASGIAYILLMAGYNLETDKLFAALFIITALGVVIYSLFHFISYLLLRKWHESYAH from the coding sequence ATGTCTAAAATAAAATCTAAAATCTCCTCAATTATTTATCCTTTTATTTTTCTTATTGTTATTTTTATTTGTTGGCAAAGTATTATTATTATTTTTCATATACCAAAATATTTTCTCCCCGCTCCACTCGATGTATTTATCGCACTTATAATCTATTTAAAAACTTTTGTTTATGCAACATTAATTACATTAAGTGTAACATTTCTAGCAATTTTTTTATCAATTCTGTCTGGTGTTTTCATTGCGATCAGTGTATTTCAATTTAAAAGTCTCGACAAAGCTATCTCTCCATTTATCGTTATCTTGCAAACAACTCCTATAGTTTCAATTATTCCATTATTAATTATTTGGTTTAAAAGTAATACTTTTTTAACCTTGGTTATTTGTGCATGGATTGCATGTATCTTCCCTATAATTTCTTCAACTCTTTCTGGACTCAAAAGTACGGACAATTCGTTGATCAAAATTTTTAAAATTTACGGTGCTTCAAATACATTTATTCTGAAAAAATTATTTATTCCATCGGCTCTACCTTCATTTTTAAATGGATTAAAAATTTCAGGAGCGTTGGCCCTAATAGGAGGAATTTCAGCTGAGTTTATTGCAGGCACAGGAGGAAAAGCATCAGGAATAGCGTATATTTTATTAATGGCGGGATACAATTTAGAAACAGACAAATTATTTGCAGCATTATTTATAATCACAGCATTAGGGGTTGTCATTTACAGTCTATTCCACTTTATATCTTATCTCTTACTCAGAAAATGGCATGAAAGTTATGCTCATTGA
- a CDS encoding CotH kinase family protein, with amino-acid sequence MCYEIKIRKILVCSLAILLVSCGKLQKKEILLKNANTYFVPHTNAKRKVYIDNKNGIIIVHGLKKISELEKNKDEIIFQYESNYDLYVNKILMKNSIVTIADILSAYKNELPIEIPIHIKNKVNSTDEKVFLLTFSRLPILEIKENNILKHPVIRNNSISITKYNDENIFNADIKINIRGKGSVKNPKSSYAIYGDDNFSNYLKDNLKIYSKSNEYSLLSSYNDSSFLREKFAHDLFNRQILGNEIHETIRMHYVDVFIEGEYVGVYALMNTLNPSDLVFENKDENKYSMLEMNAQNLYSIKKSNEKSLSEALLGQKVDFFSEGKLHNNASGLAPFANRNVLCHPDYVNLIDKKYGFAYLSTILALQAVDNITNNVHLAIHPALSKSELWNKEHMFLPNFKIYYIPWDLDMSLGAMGWKKEIVFQFDVNNYNKIYNYNGIFTKPPYNVPLENQASLLTCYTRSYGTHVSFKDEFNKYWLENKEHYNGHFSNIRIKKELSENFNILDENGAYAREFKRWSSRSGSKFSTYDLNQLMGWIDNRLSFVEKEFLKIDTKEIIKYKKKQSVRDHSNINVIHFDPKQVQLSIETKEHITGQSDSNFDRNIFNNAALTITDLYAQDKNNIAGLTGGFFEYWYNGKFVHYQDNHLDDNDINNHFKVFNDRMIHTCDKEGYYPKDGVVTLPIGILKINNKWYTSEENLSDVVGWNEKGEYIIDRVKVVWDVVTGTGTSLFKNLKKIDSNFVLSSPKINVFRSDAIDQDGSPDYISKNITLKRETQNIVIYFDTFSDRTRTPDDGLEIIVENNYIREITHKGNNIIPKNGFVVSISKEYIKNSELMKEIENLQVGTPLHAIYEYLDANNKPTNIFDNMTFIRGKVQALVLNKKTAVVKSVGNIRNVFIDSTRKVKNLPQYLDVDFYGKKHPRTALCFRKDLKNGDIVESKWSLVLVDGRQRTSFGMRINELSDYLVNHLKCDDAINLDGGSSANMIAHGLKMNVSGSWRGYCSGIPRPVSDAIVLKEKSSK; translated from the coding sequence GTGTGTTATGAAATTAAAATAAGAAAAATTTTAGTCTGTTCTTTAGCGATTTTACTTGTTTCTTGTGGTAAATTGCAAAAAAAAGAAATATTATTAAAAAATGCTAATACTTATTTCGTCCCGCATACAAATGCTAAAAGAAAAGTTTATATAGATAATAAGAATGGAATTATAATTGTTCATGGTTTGAAAAAAATCAGTGAACTTGAAAAAAATAAAGATGAAATTATATTTCAATATGAGTCAAATTATGATCTATATGTGAATAAGATCTTAATGAAAAACTCGATTGTGACCATAGCGGATATTTTAAGTGCTTATAAGAATGAATTGCCAATCGAAATTCCGATTCATATTAAGAATAAGGTAAACTCAACAGATGAAAAAGTTTTTCTATTAACTTTTTCCCGTTTGCCAATTTTAGAAATTAAAGAGAATAATATTTTAAAACATCCAGTAATAAGAAATAATAGTATTTCAATTACAAAATATAATGATGAAAATATTTTTAATGCTGACATAAAGATAAATATAAGAGGGAAGGGGAGTGTAAAAAACCCAAAATCTTCTTATGCGATCTATGGTGATGACAATTTTTCAAATTATTTGAAAGATAATTTGAAAATATACTCTAAATCGAATGAATATAGTTTGTTGTCTTCATACAATGACTCATCTTTTTTAAGAGAAAAGTTTGCTCACGATCTATTCAATAGACAAATCTTGGGTAATGAGATTCATGAAACCATTCGTATGCATTATGTAGATGTATTTATCGAAGGTGAGTACGTTGGGGTGTATGCTCTCATGAACACGCTCAATCCATCGGACTTAGTTTTTGAAAACAAAGATGAGAATAAATATTCGATGCTTGAAATGAATGCACAGAATCTTTACTCCATTAAAAAAAGTAATGAAAAATCATTAAGCGAAGCATTGCTTGGTCAAAAAGTTGATTTTTTTAGTGAAGGAAAGTTACATAACAATGCTTCAGGTTTAGCTCCATTTGCGAATCGAAATGTTTTGTGTCACCCAGATTATGTTAATTTAATTGATAAAAAATATGGGTTTGCGTATTTATCAACGATATTGGCTTTGCAAGCGGTCGATAATATAACGAATAATGTTCATTTAGCCATTCACCCAGCTTTAAGTAAAAGTGAATTATGGAATAAAGAACATATGTTCTTGCCCAATTTTAAAATATATTACATACCTTGGGATCTAGATATGTCCTTAGGAGCAATGGGTTGGAAAAAAGAAATTGTATTTCAGTTTGACGTGAATAACTATAATAAAATATATAATTATAACGGAATATTTACAAAACCTCCATATAATGTTCCGTTAGAAAATCAGGCAAGTCTTTTGACTTGTTATACAAGATCTTATGGAACTCATGTTAGCTTTAAAGATGAGTTTAATAAATATTGGCTAGAAAATAAAGAACATTATAATGGACATTTTAGTAATATCCGCATTAAAAAAGAGTTAAGTGAAAATTTTAATATTTTAGATGAAAATGGGGCTTATGCAAGGGAGTTTAAGCGTTGGTCATCCCGTTCAGGCAGTAAATTTTCTACTTATGATTTAAATCAATTGATGGGTTGGATAGACAACCGCCTTAGCTTTGTCGAAAAAGAATTTTTGAAAATTGATACAAAAGAGATTATTAAATATAAGAAAAAACAAAGCGTTCGTGATCACTCCAATATCAATGTTATTCATTTTGACCCTAAACAAGTACAACTTTCTATAGAAACAAAAGAACATATCACTGGACAAAGTGATTCAAACTTTGATCGTAATATTTTTAATAATGCTGCATTAACAATAACAGATCTTTATGCACAAGATAAAAATAATATAGCCGGTCTTACAGGTGGTTTTTTTGAATACTGGTACAATGGAAAATTTGTGCATTATCAAGATAACCATTTAGATGATAACGATATTAATAATCATTTTAAAGTATTTAATGACAGAATGATTCATACCTGTGATAAAGAAGGTTATTATCCCAAAGATGGTGTTGTTACATTACCAATTGGAATATTAAAAATAAATAATAAATGGTATACATCTGAAGAAAATTTATCAGATGTTGTTGGGTGGAATGAAAAAGGTGAATATATAATTGATAGAGTTAAAGTCGTTTGGGATGTTGTAACAGGGACAGGCACATCGCTTTTTAAAAATCTTAAAAAGATTGATTCAAATTTTGTTTTATCTTCGCCAAAAATAAATGTCTTTCGCTCCGATGCAATCGATCAAGATGGAAGTCCGGATTACATAAGTAAGAATATTACTCTAAAAAGAGAAACTCAAAACATTGTGATCTACTTTGATACTTTTTCGGATAGAACCAGAACTCCAGATGACGGTTTAGAAATAATCGTAGAAAATAATTATATTCGAGAGATTACTCATAAAGGGAATAACATTATACCTAAAAATGGTTTTGTCGTTTCTATAAGCAAAGAATATATAAAAAATAGCGAATTGATGAAAGAAATTGAAAATCTACAGGTTGGCACACCACTGCACGCTATATATGAATATTTAGATGCTAATAATAAACCTACTAATATATTTGATAATATGACTTTTATTCGTGGTAAAGTTCAGGCTCTTGTCTTGAATAAGAAAACCGCTGTGGTTAAATCTGTAGGAAATATTCGTAATGTATTCATCGATTCTACACGGAAAGTAAAAAATCTTCCTCAATACCTTGATGTAGATTTTTATGGAAAAAAGCATCCAAGAACTGCGTTGTGCTTTAGAAAAGATCTAAAAAATGGAGATATTGTTGAATCTAAGTGGTCCTTGGTATTGGTCGATGGACGGCAAAGAACCTCCTTTGGCATGAGAATAAATGAATTATCCGATTATCTTGTCAATCATTTAAAGTGTGATGATGCTATTAATTTAGATGGAGGAAGTTCAGCTAATATGATCGCGCATGGCTTAAAAATGAATGTCAGTGGCTCATGGAGAGGTTATTGTTCAGGAATACCAAGACCTGTTTCCGATGCGATTGTTCTTAAAGAAAAAAGCTCAAAATGA
- a CDS encoding ABC transporter ATP-binding protein — protein sequence MNFIKLENVSKTYKNLTVLKNVTMEIEKGEFIGILGPSGCGKSTLLTLISGLEKISSGNLKNNSTKRKSAFVFQDSCLMPWKNLEQNIAIPLEILNAPQKEIDEKVNKYLQILDLQKFRKHFPRELSGGMKMRASIARALITDPEVILWDEPFAALDQIMRERLADEIYEIYLTKKLTSVFVTHNIAEAVSLCNRIYIFSEHPGKIIGQIKIEKEKTSIKNYRNSEEFHNNCVIIRKILENQNV from the coding sequence GTGAACTTTATCAAATTAGAGAACGTGAGTAAAACATATAAAAATCTAACTGTACTAAAAAATGTGACAATGGAAATTGAAAAAGGTGAGTTTATAGGAATTTTAGGTCCCTCAGGTTGTGGTAAATCTACTCTTCTCACACTGATTTCAGGTCTAGAAAAAATATCTTCAGGTAACTTAAAAAATAATTCTACAAAAAGAAAATCAGCGTTTGTTTTTCAGGATTCATGTCTGATGCCTTGGAAAAATCTAGAACAAAATATAGCAATACCTCTAGAAATTTTGAATGCACCACAAAAAGAAATTGATGAAAAAGTAAATAAATATTTACAAATATTAGACTTGCAAAAATTTAGAAAACATTTTCCAAGAGAACTATCAGGAGGAATGAAAATGCGTGCTTCTATAGCGCGCGCTCTCATCACAGATCCTGAGGTTATACTTTGGGATGAACCATTTGCGGCTCTTGATCAAATTATGCGAGAAAGACTCGCAGATGAAATATATGAAATATATTTAACAAAAAAATTAACAAGTGTATTTGTTACGCATAATATTGCTGAAGCTGTTTCCTTATGCAATCGTATCTATATTTTTTCTGAACATCCTGGAAAAATTATAGGTCAAATTAAAATTGAAAAAGAAAAAACCAGTATTAAAAACTATAGAAACTCGGAAGAATTTCATAATAATTGTGTCATAATCCGTAAGATATTGGAAAACCAAAATGTCTAA
- a CDS encoding Asp-tRNA(Asn)/Glu-tRNA(Gln) amidotransferase subunit GatC, whose translation MHLSEDEITRYQKELAKILQAFEALSQVPLPEELSGDARSALGLAKGLAADESLSRMRPDEAKNTIATPDFLAQAPDREGVFLRVPAILASST comes from the coding sequence TTGCATCTGTCAGAAGATGAAATAACACGTTATCAAAAAGAACTAGCTAAAATTCTTCAAGCCTTTGAAGCACTCTCACAGGTGCCGTTGCCTGAGGAGCTTTCCGGTGATGCCCGCTCAGCGCTTGGTCTAGCAAAAGGGCTTGCTGCCGATGAATCTCTTTCGAGAATGCGCCCCGATGAAGCTAAAAATACGATCGCTACGCCGGATTTTCTTGCGCAAGCTCCCGATAGGGAAGGTGTTTTTCTAAGAGTTCCGGCTATATTAGCATCATCAACTTAA
- a CDS encoding SDR family NAD(P)-dependent oxidoreductase — MMKIKTEWTAKEYPHNWEFIGECEEGEKINISVKNGDAIKIAPNPKELLLQGMASCTSVDVVSTLQKMRQPLEELKVECEAEQTTTHPKVFASCNLVYYANGENLNNEKVANAVFLSFTKYCGVSAMIEKSGCYITPKLFINNKEIDIFDPENKISDKLKHWKDEIASHCKNGIAFVTGASRGIGHDLVQQLCEDGYAVIPSSRSKVTFEHKNIFDSLYLDVEKSHSIHYLTNFLKKNSINFNLIVHNAGVFSADETSTNSTVSFTEIQRIFATNVFGLIETNNTFMQLMNPISTIAFVASLMGHDSYDTYTHTAYRMSKRSVIQYAKNLALEFESQNKKISVLSLHPGSVKTDMNPNGKVSVKNSAQQITQLVSSKMLANRMKHNGGFWNYNLTKEAWECLS; from the coding sequence ATGATGAAAATTAAAACAGAATGGACAGCAAAAGAATATCCCCACAACTGGGAATTTATCGGTGAATGTGAAGAAGGTGAAAAAATAAATATTTCTGTAAAAAATGGTGACGCAATAAAGATTGCTCCGAATCCGAAAGAACTTCTTTTACAAGGAATGGCCTCTTGCACTTCCGTCGATGTTGTGAGCACATTACAGAAAATGCGACAACCACTTGAAGAGCTCAAGGTCGAATGTGAAGCAGAGCAAACCACAACCCACCCGAAAGTCTTTGCGAGTTGCAATTTAGTTTATTATGCAAATGGTGAAAACCTGAACAACGAAAAAGTTGCTAATGCTGTTTTTTTAAGTTTCACAAAATATTGTGGGGTGAGTGCAATGATTGAAAAATCGGGTTGCTATATTACTCCTAAGCTTTTTATAAATAATAAAGAAATAGATATATTTGACCCTGAGAATAAAATTTCAGATAAGCTAAAACATTGGAAGGATGAAATTGCGAGTCATTGCAAAAATGGAATCGCCTTTGTGACAGGCGCTTCAAGAGGCATTGGCCATGATCTTGTTCAGCAACTATGTGAAGATGGTTATGCAGTCATACCGTCTTCCCGCTCAAAAGTCACATTCGAGCATAAAAATATTTTTGATTCATTGTATTTAGATGTTGAGAAATCCCATTCTATTCATTATTTAACAAATTTTTTAAAGAAAAATTCAATTAATTTTAATTTAATTGTACACAATGCAGGAGTCTTTAGTGCAGATGAAACGAGCACTAACTCAACAGTGAGTTTTACAGAAATACAAAGGATTTTTGCAACAAATGTGTTTGGCTTGATTGAAACAAATAATACATTTATGCAATTGATGAACCCAATCTCAACTATTGCTTTTGTTGCAAGTTTGATGGGGCATGATTCTTATGATACATATACTCATACAGCTTATCGTATGTCAAAAAGATCTGTAATCCAATATGCTAAAAATCTTGCGCTTGAGTTTGAGAGTCAAAATAAAAAAATATCTGTTTTAAGTTTACACCCTGGCAGTGTTAAAACGGATATGAATCCGAATGGTAAAGTTTCAGTAAAAAATTCAGCACAACAGATCACCCAACTTGTTTCATCAAAAATGCTTGCAAATAGAATGAAGCACAATGGTGGATTTTGGAATTATAATTTGACGAAGGAAGCTTGGGAGTGTTTAAGTTAA
- the cmk gene encoding (d)CMP kinase, which yields MRIAISGHSGCGNTTATTNVGKALQLKIVNYTFRDLARDLSLNFEEIHKEASTNLIYDYLTDLTLIRNAISNENIVVGTRLAAWLMDAELRIWLHAPLETRATRINRRESEKESSYEQVLYKTLKRDEQNRKRYLRLYGLDIDDHSDFDVTINTEKLTADQVSSLIVAAAKWAKKSQLERTNLHLSRIQEIIAENLQLPIEAVQDPKFPIDVLEIYQRLKRIK from the coding sequence ATGAGAATTGCAATTTCAGGACATAGCGGATGCGGCAACACAACAGCAACAACAAATGTTGGTAAAGCTCTTCAGCTCAAAATAGTAAACTACACATTCCGCGATTTAGCGCGTGATTTATCTTTAAATTTTGAAGAAATTCACAAAGAAGCAAGTACAAATCTTATCTATGATTATTTAACAGATTTAACTCTTATTCGAAACGCAATTTCCAATGAAAATATTGTCGTTGGAACCCGCTTAGCAGCTTGGTTAATGGATGCAGAACTGCGCATCTGGTTACATGCCCCTCTCGAAACGAGAGCGACTCGTATCAATCGGCGCGAAAGTGAGAAAGAATCGAGTTATGAGCAAGTTCTTTATAAAACATTGAAGCGAGACGAGCAAAATAGAAAAAGATATTTAAGACTTTATGGCTTAGATATCGATGATCACAGTGACTTTGACGTGACAATCAACACTGAAAAACTCACTGCCGATCAAGTTTCAAGTCTTATTGTTGCTGCTGCAAAATGGGCTAAAAAAAGCCAATTGGAGCGAACAAACTTACATCTTTCCCGCATTCAAGAAATCATTGCAGAAAATCTACAACTGCCTATCGAAGCAGTGCAGGATCCTAAATTTCCAATTGATGTACTGGAAATTTATCAAAGGCTCAAAAGGATCAAATGA
- the nagA gene encoding N-acetylglucosamine-6-phosphate deacetylase — MLCLKNARIFDGISFIKKKNIIISEGTIKDLSNRKINKNINKEIDLKENIIAPGFIDIQLNGGGGAFFNETPTQAALLKISRAHILHGTTSFLPTLITDDYSKIPLAVQTINKCISEKMPGILGIHFEGPFISKEKNGIHAKQFIRTPSLEEIKLMTSLKNCKTLITIAPEIMGSDQIKSLLKKNITIFAGHTNASFNQMNNAFDLGIKGVTHLFNACSQFGSREPGVVGAFLLNDKAWCGIIADGLHVSFDSLRLAFKIKNRNKFILVSDTMAPFGTNMKNFFINDNEIFVRDGKYVNSDGTLAGAALSIYEAFKNLIKNKLVSLEEALPMTSTNAAECLEIDGSHKHSMMRGRILPGFAADLVVLDKSNLKIKNVIQSGKIIF; from the coding sequence ATGCTATGCCTTAAAAATGCAAGGATATTTGATGGTATTTCCTTTATTAAGAAAAAGAATATAATAATTTCTGAAGGAACAATTAAAGATCTCTCTAATCGAAAAATTAATAAAAATATAAATAAAGAAATTGATTTAAAAGAAAATATTATTGCACCAGGTTTTATTGATATTCAATTAAACGGAGGAGGAGGTGCATTTTTTAACGAAACGCCAACACAAGCTGCACTCTTAAAAATTTCTCGAGCACATATATTGCATGGGACCACGTCATTTCTTCCTACCCTTATTACCGATGATTACTCTAAAATTCCTTTGGCTGTGCAAACAATAAATAAATGTATAAGTGAAAAAATGCCTGGAATTTTGGGTATTCATTTTGAAGGTCCATTTATCAGCAAAGAAAAAAATGGGATTCATGCTAAACAATTTATCAGGACACCTTCTCTTGAAGAAATAAAACTTATGACATCCTTAAAAAATTGTAAAACTCTAATTACAATTGCTCCAGAAATTATGGGAAGTGATCAGATCAAATCTCTATTAAAGAAAAATATAACTATATTTGCAGGACATACAAATGCAAGTTTTAATCAAATGAATAATGCATTCGATTTGGGTATCAAAGGTGTTACTCATTTATTTAATGCTTGCAGTCAATTTGGGAGCCGCGAACCTGGAGTTGTTGGTGCATTTTTGCTAAATGATAAAGCATGGTGCGGTATAATAGCAGATGGCTTGCATGTGAGTTTTGATTCACTAAGGTTGGCGTTTAAAATAAAGAACAGAAATAAATTTATTTTAGTTTCAGATACAATGGCCCCATTTGGTACAAATATGAAAAATTTTTTTATAAATGATAATGAAATTTTTGTTAGAGATGGTAAATATGTGAATTCGGATGGGACACTTGCTGGCGCAGCTCTTTCGATATACGAAGCCTTTAAGAATTTAATAAAAAATAAACTTGTTTCTTTAGAAGAAGCATTGCCTATGACTTCAACAAATGCAGCAGAATGTTTAGAAATAGATGGAAGCCATAAACATAGTATGATGAGAGGCAGAATTCTTCCAGGATTTGCTGCAGACTTAGTTGTTCTTGATAAAAGCAATTTAAAAATTAAGAATGTAATACAGTCAGGTAAAATTATATTTTAA
- a CDS encoding competence/damage-inducible protein A, whose product MKTAGFLITGNEVLSAKTKDTNGPFMGMHLRRIGVSVKASMMCSDLITDLKDCLNYLAERCDVILMTGGLGPTSDDLTAEVVAQFFNVPVQFNEEAWEACAAFFIKSGRESIPESNKKQALLPQGCELLPNKLGTAAGFCTTGKKFGKTLKIYSLPGVPYEMEPMFLEFVLPNLTDQTSMPVVKNWQVFIMGESFMQTAIEKAEKSLITKYPNAVVSYQAHPYYVSYGITLFPKSVSEKLECENYLNAVYSNEVEQAFSKHILYAEDKKVPNYILDRLENLKLSIAFAESSCAGYLSKELSSLNKSSKYFLGSIITSNNSIRNNILFNSEENKIKSTEDLVIAMSLSTIEKFNSDISLSESENKEATHFDSNSDKKEGFYLSMAFRKKSLDNIEKIKELLTKFSWKKIENINNQDVYVFSCFIKSNQRHTPDVQKTRASHYLLCSLSAVL is encoded by the coding sequence ATGAAAACAGCTGGTTTTTTAATTACAGGCAATGAAGTCCTTTCTGCAAAAACAAAAGATACGAATGGTCCATTTATGGGTATGCATTTGCGGAGAATAGGCGTTTCTGTCAAAGCATCAATGATGTGTTCTGACTTAATAACAGATCTGAAAGACTGTCTGAATTATTTAGCCGAGCGATGCGATGTAATTTTAATGACAGGAGGTTTGGGGCCAACTTCAGATGATTTAACAGCAGAAGTTGTAGCACAATTTTTCAATGTCCCAGTTCAATTTAATGAAGAAGCCTGGGAAGCCTGTGCTGCTTTTTTTATTAAATCTGGGAGGGAATCTATTCCTGAAAGCAATAAAAAGCAGGCACTTCTCCCACAGGGATGTGAACTCTTACCAAATAAACTTGGCACAGCCGCAGGCTTTTGCACGACAGGTAAAAAATTTGGTAAAACACTTAAAATTTATTCTTTACCAGGTGTTCCTTATGAAATGGAACCCATGTTTTTAGAATTTGTTTTGCCTAATTTAACAGATCAAACATCAATGCCCGTCGTAAAAAATTGGCAAGTTTTTATTATGGGTGAATCCTTTATGCAGACTGCAATTGAAAAGGCAGAAAAATCTCTCATAACAAAATATCCCAATGCTGTTGTTTCCTACCAAGCTCATCCTTATTATGTGTCTTATGGTATTACTCTTTTTCCTAAATCTGTCAGTGAAAAGCTGGAATGTGAAAATTATTTAAATGCGGTTTATTCAAACGAAGTAGAGCAAGCATTTTCTAAACATATTTTATATGCTGAAGATAAAAAAGTCCCTAATTATATTTTAGATCGTCTCGAAAACTTAAAATTAAGTATTGCATTTGCAGAGAGTTCATGTGCTGGATATTTAAGTAAAGAATTGAGTTCCTTAAATAAAAGTTCAAAATATTTTTTAGGATCGATAATTACAAGTAATAACAGTATTAGAAATAATATATTATTTAATTCTGAAGAAAATAAAATAAAATCAACTGAAGATCTCGTGATTGCAATGTCTTTATCGACCATAGAAAAATTTAACTCAGATATTTCCCTTTCGGAAAGTGAAAATAAAGAAGCGACACACTTCGATTCAAACTCAGATAAAAAAGAAGGATTTTATTTGTCCATGGCTTTTAGAAAGAAAAGTTTAGATAATATAGAAAAAATAAAAGAACTTCTTACAAAATTTTCTTGGAAAAAAATTGAAAATATAAATAATCAGGATGTTTATGTTTTCTCATGTTTTATAAAATCAAATCAACGTCACACTCCAGATGTGCAAAAAACTAGAGCAAGTCATTATTTGCTTTGTTCTCTCTCCGCAGTTTTATAA